In a single window of the Streptomyces sp. NBC_00094 genome:
- a CDS encoding ROK family transcriptional regulator, with product MSSSRPVPLRRADIPSAAGPPRRASSTGAVLGAILDHGPVARSTIARLTGLSPASVTGHCGVLIGRGLIKEGPETAGPRGLGRPHVPVEIDTARYLLAGAHVAVTHTTLALMDLRGRLVSEERLPHTSTEPAEVLGRVAEALPRMLAAHGSGRTALALGVATGHWVDPAAGVVLHHPQLGWRDVPVREVLTKATGLPVHVDSHSRALARAEQLVGVASTRASAVVLFVGNVVDAAFVSSGTVHQGPRFGAGNVAHLPVGTGDGSTTCVCGVPGCLQSEVSEPAMLRRATRQGLRVATFPELLRRAVEGEAAAVSLFRRRARFVGRAAAVLLDMFDPEVLVVVEPGAGRLAPCLAELRAVAAERSLVCDDPERSVVPSSFTGRVLATAGPAVALGALHDDPLGPWPALPAVS from the coding sequence ATGTCCTCCTCCCGCCCCGTCCCCCTGCGCCGCGCGGACATCCCGTCCGCGGCCGGCCCGCCGCGGCGCGCCTCCAGCACCGGCGCCGTGCTGGGGGCGATCCTCGACCACGGCCCGGTCGCCCGCAGCACGATCGCCCGGCTCACCGGTCTCTCGCCCGCCTCGGTCACGGGCCACTGCGGCGTCCTGATCGGCAGGGGGCTCATCAAGGAGGGCCCCGAGACGGCCGGTCCGCGGGGCCTCGGCCGCCCGCACGTCCCCGTCGAGATCGACACCGCGCGCTACCTCCTCGCCGGTGCGCACGTCGCCGTCACCCACACCACGCTCGCCCTCATGGACCTGCGAGGACGTCTGGTCTCCGAGGAGCGCCTCCCGCACACGAGCACCGAACCCGCCGAGGTGCTGGGCCGGGTGGCGGAAGCGCTGCCCCGGATGCTCGCCGCCCACGGCTCGGGCCGGACCGCGCTCGCGCTGGGCGTCGCCACCGGGCACTGGGTCGACCCGGCCGCGGGGGTCGTGCTCCACCATCCGCAGCTGGGCTGGCGGGACGTCCCGGTGCGGGAGGTCCTCACCAAGGCCACCGGGCTGCCCGTCCATGTGGACAGCCACTCGCGCGCCCTCGCCCGCGCCGAGCAGCTCGTCGGCGTCGCGTCGACCCGGGCCAGCGCGGTGGTGCTGTTCGTCGGCAACGTGGTGGACGCGGCCTTCGTCTCCTCGGGCACGGTGCACCAGGGGCCGAGGTTCGGCGCGGGCAACGTCGCTCACCTGCCGGTCGGGACGGGCGACGGCAGCACGACGTGCGTCTGCGGCGTTCCCGGCTGCCTCCAGTCCGAGGTGTCGGAGCCCGCGATGCTGCGCCGGGCCACCCGGCAGGGCCTCCGTGTCGCGACGTTCCCCGAGCTGTTGCGGCGAGCCGTGGAGGGGGAGGCCGCCGCGGTCTCGCTGTTCCGCCGTCGGGCCCGGTTCGTCGGCAGGGCGGCGGCCGTCCTCCTCGACATGTTCGACCCCGAGGTGTTGGTGGTCGTCGAACCGGGTGCCGGCCGACTGGCTCCCTGCCTGGCCGAGTTGCGGGCCGTCGCGGCCGAACGGTCCCTGGTCTGCGACGACCCCGAGCGGTCCGTCGTGCCGAGCAGCTTCACCGGCCGGGTGCTGGCCACCGCGGGGCCGGCCGTCGCCCTCGGCGCCCTGCACGACGATCCGCTCGGTCCCTGGCCCGCGCTGCCCGCGGTGTCCTGA
- the ilvC gene encoding ketol-acid reductoisomerase encodes MAELFYDDDADLSIIQGRKVAVIGYGSQGHAHALSLRDSGVDVRVGLQEGSKSKAKAEEQGLRVVSVAEAAAEADLIMILTPDPIQAQVYEESIKDNLKAGDALFFGHGLNVRYGFIKVPEGIDVALVAPKGPGHLVRRQYEEGRGVPCIAAVEQDATGNAFALALSYAKGIGGTRAGVIKTTFTEETETDLFGEQAVLCGGTAALVKAGFETLTEAGYQPEIAYFECLHELKLIVDLMYEGGLEKMRWSVSETAEWGDYVTGPRIITADTKAEMKKVLAEIQDGTFAKEWMAEYHGGLKKYNEYKTQDANHLLETTGKELRKLMSWVNDEEA; translated from the coding sequence GTGGCCGAGCTGTTCTACGACGACGACGCCGACCTGTCCATCATCCAGGGCCGCAAGGTCGCGGTGATCGGCTACGGCAGCCAGGGTCACGCCCACGCGCTGTCCCTCCGTGACTCCGGTGTCGACGTCCGCGTCGGCCTCCAGGAGGGCTCGAAGTCCAAGGCCAAGGCCGAGGAGCAGGGCCTGCGCGTCGTCTCCGTCGCCGAGGCCGCGGCCGAGGCCGACCTCATCATGATCCTGACCCCGGACCCGATCCAGGCCCAGGTCTACGAGGAGTCCATCAAGGACAACCTGAAGGCGGGCGACGCGCTCTTCTTCGGTCACGGCCTGAACGTCCGCTACGGCTTCATCAAGGTGCCCGAGGGCATCGACGTCGCCCTGGTCGCCCCGAAGGGCCCGGGCCACCTGGTCCGTCGTCAGTACGAGGAGGGCCGCGGCGTTCCGTGCATCGCGGCCGTCGAGCAGGACGCGACCGGCAACGCCTTCGCGCTGGCGCTCTCGTACGCCAAGGGCATCGGCGGCACCCGCGCCGGCGTCATCAAGACGACCTTCACCGAGGAGACCGAGACCGACCTGTTCGGTGAGCAGGCCGTCCTCTGCGGTGGCACCGCGGCGCTGGTCAAGGCGGGCTTCGAGACCCTGACCGAGGCCGGCTACCAGCCGGAGATCGCGTACTTCGAGTGCCTCCACGAGCTGAAGCTCATCGTCGACCTCATGTACGAGGGCGGCCTGGAGAAGATGCGCTGGTCGGTCTCCGAGACCGCCGAGTGGGGCGACTACGTCACCGGCCCGCGGATCATCACCGCCGACACCAAGGCCGAGATGAAGAAGGTCCTCGCGGAGATCCAGGACGGCACCTTCGCCAAGGAGTGGATGGCCGAGTACCACGGCGGCCTGAAGAAGTACAACGAGTACAAGACCCAGGACGCCAACCACCTCCTGGAGACCACCGGCAAGGAGCTGCGGAAGCTCATGAGCTGGGTGAACGACGAGGAGGCGTAA
- the ilvN gene encoding acetolactate synthase small subunit, protein MSTKHTLSVLVENTPGILARIAALFSRRGFNIDSLAVGVTEHPDISRITIVVNVEDLPLEQVTKQLNKLVNVLKIVELEPSAAIQRELVLVKVRADNETRSQIVEIVQLFRAKTVDVSPEAVTIEATGSSDKLDAMLKMLEQFGVKELVQSGTIAIGRGSRSITDRSLRALDRSA, encoded by the coding sequence ATGTCCACCAAGCACACGCTCTCCGTTCTCGTCGAGAACACGCCCGGCATCCTCGCCCGGATCGCCGCGCTCTTCTCCCGCCGCGGCTTCAACATCGACTCCCTCGCGGTCGGCGTCACCGAGCACCCCGACATCTCCCGCATCACCATCGTGGTCAATGTCGAGGACCTGCCCCTGGAGCAGGTGACCAAGCAGCTCAACAAGCTGGTCAACGTCCTGAAGATCGTCGAACTCGAGCCCAGCGCCGCGATCCAGCGCGAGCTCGTCCTGGTGAAGGTCCGCGCCGACAACGAGACCCGCTCCCAGATCGTCGAGATCGTGCAGCTGTTCCGCGCCAAGACCGTGGACGTCTCGCCCGAGGCGGTCACCATCGAGGCCACCGGTTCGAGTGACAAGCTCGACGCGATGCTCAAGATGCTGGAGCAGTTCGGCGTCAAGGAGCTCGTCCAGTCGGGCACGATCGCCATAGGGCGTGGTTCCCGGTCCATCACGGACCGGTCCCTGCGGGCCCTCGACCGCAGCGCCTGA
- a CDS encoding EAL domain-containing protein gives MSASGAVMARSAVGGDAGHPGRDRQGIGSVFAQIALGLICAGYTTGASLGWGSPELALFMGDFGLSVAALTAAVSCFLYARAHHGSDRPAWLLFAFSSFMAAAGNAVWGWYEVVLRTQVPDSSIADVFFLLFAPPAVVGLLVLAKKPVTRAGWVCLALDAWLIAGSLLTLSWSLALARTAQFDGESVAQAALSLAYPLLDIVLVSMVLALHFRRSQANRSATNTAIAALALTVLCDALFTSPLLRENYASGQLLDAGWFAGSLLLAYAPWGVRRLPDSTATARGPWLHSRPVAGSLAALTPYLAAAVCTLGILYNVVEGRRIDRVVVLTGCAVVLALVVRQGIMLLDNIALTHELAHKENHFRSLVQGSSDVIMIAAPTGILRYVSPAAAGVYGRDAEELIGSELASLIHPEDLGAVVHEVRRFLAASPAEEPTTRIECRFRSGHGGTSRSGGTSRPEAGGEAESGGEAESGGDWLNVESTVNRHQGGLIFNSRDVTERVRLQAQLQHNAEHDPLTDLPNRALFTRRVRQALGGRRASDPGTAVLFIDLDGFKGVNDRLGHQAGDELLVQAARRLQESVRAGDTAARLGGDEFAALILGDGGRDQAARECQVQEIADRLRLTLSQPYRVDGGNEVRVAASIGVAFAEPGIEAGDLLRNADLAMYRAKAAGKDRVELYKPQMQAEVVRRTELAARLRTALHDGEFALLHQPVVDLATGRISAVSAQARWRSTQGILFTPAEYLRVTDDGERTAELGRWLLEEAVEQAAERAGIGHRAPVSIRLSARRLLDRSLPLGSVESLLTRHGLASGSLIIELADSDPRTSLDELEQRLVTLRRLGVRIALDGFGSGHVAIDALRRLPVDILKLDRGLVEGVVESARLRKITRGVLRIAGELGMQTVAEGVDVPEQVLALRAMGCSHAQGMAFSGPLDEYRLRRALVRDEYPLPGTVPVRVGNRPPFRSNTETPVPPT, from the coding sequence GTGAGCGCGTCCGGGGCGGTCATGGCGCGCAGCGCCGTCGGCGGAGACGCCGGACACCCCGGCCGCGACCGCCAGGGCATCGGCTCGGTCTTCGCCCAGATCGCCCTGGGACTCATCTGCGCGGGATACACGACCGGCGCCTCGCTCGGCTGGGGGTCACCGGAGCTCGCGCTCTTCATGGGCGACTTCGGGCTGAGCGTCGCCGCGCTCACCGCCGCCGTCTCCTGCTTTCTCTACGCCCGCGCCCACCACGGCAGCGACCGTCCGGCGTGGCTGCTCTTCGCCTTCTCCTCCTTCATGGCCGCCGCGGGGAACGCGGTGTGGGGGTGGTACGAGGTGGTCCTGCGGACGCAGGTGCCCGACTCGTCCATCGCCGACGTCTTCTTCCTGCTCTTCGCGCCGCCCGCCGTCGTCGGACTCCTCGTCCTGGCCAAGAAGCCCGTCACCCGGGCCGGCTGGGTCTGCCTCGCGCTCGACGCCTGGCTCATCGCCGGCTCCCTGCTCACGCTCTCCTGGAGCCTCGCCCTCGCCCGCACCGCGCAGTTCGACGGCGAGTCCGTCGCCCAGGCCGCGCTGTCGCTCGCGTACCCGCTGCTGGACATCGTGCTCGTCAGCATGGTCCTGGCCCTGCACTTCCGGCGCTCCCAGGCGAACCGCTCGGCGACCAACACCGCCATCGCCGCGCTCGCCCTGACCGTCCTGTGCGACGCCCTGTTCACCTCGCCGCTGCTCCGCGAGAACTACGCCTCCGGCCAGCTCCTCGACGCCGGCTGGTTCGCCGGTTCGCTGCTCCTCGCGTACGCCCCCTGGGGGGTGCGGCGCCTGCCCGACAGCACGGCCACCGCCCGCGGCCCCTGGCTGCACAGCCGCCCGGTCGCCGGCTCGCTCGCCGCCCTCACCCCGTACCTCGCGGCCGCGGTCTGCACCCTCGGCATCCTGTACAACGTCGTCGAGGGGCGCAGGATCGACCGGGTCGTCGTCCTCACCGGCTGCGCGGTCGTCCTCGCCCTCGTCGTCCGGCAGGGCATCATGCTCCTCGACAACATCGCGCTGACCCACGAACTGGCACACAAGGAGAACCACTTCCGGTCCCTCGTGCAGGGGTCGAGCGACGTCATCATGATCGCCGCGCCGACCGGCATACTCCGCTACGTCAGCCCGGCCGCCGCCGGTGTGTACGGGCGCGACGCCGAGGAGCTCATCGGCTCCGAGCTCGCCTCCCTCATCCATCCCGAGGACCTCGGCGCCGTCGTCCACGAGGTGCGCCGCTTCCTCGCGGCCTCGCCCGCCGAGGAGCCCACCACCCGCATCGAGTGCCGTTTCCGCTCCGGCCATGGGGGTACCTCCCGCTCTGGGGGCACCTCCCGGCCGGAGGCTGGGGGAGAAGCCGAGAGTGGGGGAGAAGCCGAGAGTGGGGGAGACTGGCTCAACGTCGAGTCGACGGTCAACCGCCACCAGGGCGGCCTCATCTTCAACAGCCGGGACGTGACCGAACGGGTCCGGCTCCAGGCCCAGTTGCAGCACAACGCGGAGCACGACCCGCTGACCGACCTGCCCAACCGGGCGCTCTTCACGCGGCGGGTCCGGCAGGCGCTCGGCGGCCGCCGGGCCTCCGACCCCGGCACCGCCGTGCTCTTCATCGACCTCGACGGCTTCAAGGGCGTCAACGACCGCCTAGGCCACCAGGCGGGCGACGAACTCCTCGTCCAGGCCGCCCGCCGGCTCCAGGAGTCCGTACGGGCCGGGGACACGGCCGCGCGGCTCGGCGGCGACGAGTTCGCCGCCCTCATCCTCGGCGACGGCGGCCGCGACCAGGCCGCCCGCGAGTGCCAGGTCCAGGAGATCGCCGACCGCCTCCGGCTCACGCTCTCCCAGCCGTACCGCGTGGACGGCGGCAACGAGGTCCGGGTCGCCGCCTCCATCGGCGTCGCCTTCGCCGAACCGGGCATCGAGGCGGGAGACCTCCTGCGCAACGCCGACCTCGCCATGTACCGGGCCAAGGCCGCGGGCAAGGACCGGGTCGAGCTCTACAAGCCCCAGATGCAGGCCGAGGTCGTCCGGCGCACCGAGCTGGCCGCCCGCCTGCGCACCGCCCTCCACGACGGCGAGTTCGCCCTGCTCCACCAGCCGGTCGTCGACCTCGCCACCGGCCGGATCTCGGCCGTCAGCGCCCAGGCGCGCTGGCGCTCGACCCAGGGCATCCTCTTCACCCCCGCCGAGTACCTCCGCGTCACCGACGACGGCGAGCGCACCGCCGAGCTCGGCCGCTGGCTCCTCGAAGAGGCCGTGGAGCAGGCCGCCGAGCGGGCGGGAATCGGCCATCGTGCACCGGTCTCCATCCGGCTGTCCGCCCGCCGCCTCCTGGACCGCTCGCTCCCGCTCGGCTCGGTCGAGTCACTGCTGACCCGGCACGGACTGGCGTCCGGGTCGCTGATCATCGAGCTCGCCGACAGCGACCCCCGGACCTCGCTCGACGAGCTCGAACAGCGCCTGGTGACCCTGCGCCGTCTCGGGGTGCGGATCGCCCTCGACGGATTCGGCAGTGGACATGTGGCGATCGACGCACTGCGGCGGCTTCCCGTCGACATACTGAAGCTGGACCGGGGACTCGTCGAGGGCGTGGTCGAGTCCGCCCGGCTCCGCAAGATCACCAGAGGTGTGCTCCGTATCGCCGGCGAGCTCGGGATGCAGACGGTCGCCGAGGGCGTCGACGTGCCGGAGCAGGTGCTCGCCCTGCGCGCCATGGGCTGCAGTCACGCCCAGGGCATGGCCTTCTCGGGCCCGCTCGACGAATACCGCCTGCGCAGAGCCCTCGTACGGGACGAGTACCCCCTCCCCGGAACGGTCCCCGTACGGGTCGGGAACCGTCCCCCGTTTCGCTCAAATACTGAGACGCCCGTCCCACCCACTTGA
- a CDS encoding TetR/AcrR family transcriptional regulator, whose product MGHKEDLLEGAKRCLLEKGYGRTTARDIVAASGTNLASIGYHYGSKDALLQQAFLALTEEWGDQAGAAGAEGAEALPADPYERFHAVWEQVIAAAGASRPVWKLQTEIVTRLDDDEKLRDAIKEPQREGRLGMAEGFLGIDPEADPEKARVAGLLCQALATGVMIQWMVDPDTAPTADDLTEGLKVLMGERG is encoded by the coding sequence ATGGGACACAAGGAAGACCTGCTCGAAGGCGCCAAGCGCTGCCTCCTGGAGAAGGGGTACGGGCGCACCACGGCGCGCGACATCGTCGCCGCCTCGGGCACCAACCTCGCCTCCATCGGCTACCACTACGGCTCCAAGGACGCCCTGCTCCAGCAGGCCTTCCTGGCCCTCACCGAGGAGTGGGGGGACCAGGCCGGCGCGGCCGGCGCGGAGGGTGCCGAGGCGCTGCCGGCCGACCCGTACGAGCGTTTCCACGCCGTCTGGGAGCAGGTCATCGCCGCGGCCGGGGCCAGCCGGCCCGTCTGGAAGCTCCAGACCGAGATCGTCACCCGGCTCGACGACGACGAGAAGCTGCGCGACGCCATCAAGGAGCCGCAGCGCGAGGGGCGGCTCGGGATGGCCGAGGGGTTCCTCGGGATCGACCCCGAGGCGGACCCCGAGAAGGCCCGGGTGGCCGGACTGCTCTGCCAGGCCCTGGCGACCGGCGTGATGATCCAGTGGATGGTCGACCCGGACACCGCTCCGACCGCCGACGACCTCACGGAGGGGCTCAAGGTCCTGATGGGGGAGCGGGGCTGA
- a CDS encoding acetolactate synthase large subunit — protein MLMTDQATGHHPQPRPRSGAQPATTVEHVTGAQALIRSLEEVGADTVFGIPGGCILPAYDPMMDSEKVRHILVRHEQGAGHAATGYAQATGKVGVCMATSGPGATNLVTPIADAHMDSVPLVAITGQVASKAIGTDAFQEADICGITMPITKHNFLVTKAADIPRTIAEAFHIASTGRPGPVLVDIAKDALQAKTTFSWPPQTDLPGYRPVTKPHAKQIREAAKLISAAKRPVLYVGGGVIKAGATAELKILAELTGAPVTTTLMALGAFPDSHPLHVGMPGMHGAVTAVTALQKADLIVALGARFDDRVTGKLDSFAPYAKIVHADIDPAEIGKNRAADVPIVGDAREVIADLIQAVQAEHSEGNKGDYTAWWSDLNRWRETYPLGYDLPEDGSLSPQQVIQRIGALAPEGTIFTAGVGQHQMWAAHFIDYERPATWLNSGGLGTMGYAVPAAMGAKAGMPDRTVWAVDGDGCFQMTNQELTTCALNNIPIKVAIINNGALGMVRQWQTLFYNQRYSNTVLHSGPDDVQANKGTRVPDFVKLSEAMGCVALRCEDPADLDKVIAEANAINDRPVVIDFIVHEDAQVWPMVAAGTSNDEVMAARGVRPDFGDGEDD, from the coding sequence ATGCTGATGACCGACCAGGCCACCGGGCACCATCCGCAGCCGCGGCCCCGTAGCGGCGCGCAGCCCGCCACCACCGTCGAGCACGTCACGGGCGCGCAGGCCCTCATCCGCTCTCTCGAGGAAGTCGGCGCCGACACGGTCTTCGGCATTCCGGGCGGCTGCATCCTCCCGGCCTACGACCCGATGATGGACTCGGAGAAGGTGCGCCACATCCTGGTCCGGCACGAGCAGGGCGCGGGCCACGCCGCCACCGGCTACGCGCAGGCCACCGGCAAGGTCGGCGTCTGCATGGCGACCTCCGGCCCCGGCGCGACCAACCTCGTCACCCCGATCGCCGACGCGCACATGGACTCCGTCCCGCTCGTCGCGATCACCGGCCAGGTCGCCTCCAAGGCCATCGGCACGGACGCCTTCCAGGAGGCGGACATCTGCGGCATCACGATGCCGATCACCAAGCACAACTTCCTCGTCACCAAGGCCGCGGACATCCCGCGGACGATCGCCGAGGCCTTCCACATCGCCTCCACCGGCCGCCCCGGCCCGGTCCTGGTCGACATCGCGAAGGACGCCCTGCAGGCGAAGACCACCTTCAGCTGGCCGCCGCAGACCGACCTGCCCGGCTACCGCCCGGTGACCAAGCCGCACGCCAAGCAGATCCGCGAGGCCGCGAAGCTGATCTCCGCCGCCAAGCGGCCCGTCCTGTACGTCGGCGGCGGCGTCATCAAGGCCGGCGCCACCGCCGAGCTGAAGATCCTCGCCGAGCTCACCGGCGCCCCGGTCACCACCACCCTGATGGCCCTCGGCGCCTTCCCCGACAGCCACCCGCTGCACGTCGGCATGCCGGGCATGCACGGCGCGGTCACCGCCGTCACCGCGCTCCAGAAGGCCGACCTGATCGTCGCCCTCGGCGCCCGCTTCGACGACCGCGTCACCGGCAAGCTCGACAGCTTCGCCCCGTACGCCAAGATCGTCCACGCGGACATCGACCCGGCCGAGATCGGCAAGAACCGCGCCGCCGACGTCCCGATCGTCGGTGACGCCCGCGAGGTCATCGCCGACCTGATCCAGGCCGTCCAGGCCGAGCACAGCGAGGGCAACAAGGGCGACTACACCGCCTGGTGGAGCGACCTGAACCGCTGGCGCGAGACCTACCCGCTCGGCTACGACCTGCCGGAGGACGGCAGCCTCTCGCCGCAGCAGGTCATCCAGCGCATCGGCGCGCTCGCCCCCGAGGGCACGATCTTCACCGCGGGCGTCGGCCAGCACCAGATGTGGGCCGCCCACTTCATCGACTACGAGCGGCCGGCCACCTGGCTGAACTCCGGCGGCCTCGGCACGATGGGGTACGCGGTCCCCGCCGCGATGGGCGCCAAGGCCGGCATGCCGGACCGCACGGTCTGGGCGGTCGACGGCGACGGTTGCTTCCAGATGACCAATCAGGAGCTCACCACCTGCGCGCTGAACAACATCCCGATCAAGGTCGCCATCATCAACAACGGCGCCCTCGGCATGGTCCGCCAGTGGCAGACGCTGTTCTACAACCAGCGCTACTCCAACACCGTCCTGCACTCCGGCCCGGACGACGTCCAGGCCAACAAGGGCACCCGCGTCCCCGACTTCGTCAAGCTCTCCGAGGCCATGGGCTGTGTCGCCCTGCGCTGTGAGGACCCGGCCGACCTGGACAAGGTCATCGCCGAGGCGAACGCCATCAACGACCGGCCGGTCGTCATCGACTTCATCGTCCACGAGGACGCCCAGGTCTGGCCGATGGTCGCCGCGGGCACCTCGAACGACGAGGTCATGGCCGCGCGGGGCGTCCGCCCCGACTTCGGTGACGGCGAAGACGACTGA
- a CDS encoding flavin reductase family protein, with protein MTVSLSSHPAAGLAPGLFKQAFRAYPAGVVVVTADAGAGPVGFTATSLTSLSLEPPLLSFGIATRSSSWPHIERATSAVVNFLGAEQEDLARRFATSGIDRFAHPTGWRRLAQGAPVLDGVTAWLRVDIEQLVPAGDHRIVIGRVVDAWQDTDRRPLLFHDGGYHSL; from the coding sequence ATGACTGTCTCGTTGTCCTCGCATCCCGCGGCCGGTCTCGCACCCGGCCTCTTCAAGCAGGCGTTCCGCGCCTATCCGGCCGGCGTCGTGGTCGTCACCGCGGACGCCGGAGCCGGCCCCGTCGGCTTCACCGCGACCTCGCTCACCTCCCTCTCCCTCGAACCGCCGCTCCTCTCCTTCGGCATCGCGACCCGCTCCTCCTCCTGGCCGCACATCGAGCGCGCCACGTCGGCGGTCGTCAACTTCCTGGGCGCCGAACAGGAGGACCTGGCCAGGCGCTTCGCCACCAGCGGCATCGACAGATTCGCCCACCCCACCGGCTGGCGGCGGCTCGCGCAGGGCGCCCCGGTCCTCGACGGCGTCACCGCCTGGCTGCGCGTCGACATCGAGCAGCTCGTCCCCGCCGGCGACCACCGCATCGTCATCGGCCGTGTCGTGGACGCCTGGCAGGACACGGACCGGCGCCCGCTGCTGTTCCACGACGGCGGCTACCACTCCCTCTGA
- the serA gene encoding phosphoglycerate dehydrogenase: MSSKPVVLIAEELSPATVDALGPDFEIRHCNGADRAELIPAIADVDAILVRSATKVDAEALAAAKKLRVVARAGVGLDNVDVSAATKAGVMVVNAPTSNIVTAAELACGLLVATARNIPQANTALKNGEWKRNKYTGVELSEKTLGVVGLGRIGVLVAQRMSAFGMKIVAYDPYVQPARAAQMGVKLLALDELLEVADFITVHLPKTPETLGLIGDEALHKVKPSVRIVNAARGGIVDEAALFSALKEGRVAGAGLDVYAKEPCTDSPLFELDQVVCTPHLGASTDEAQEKAGIAVARSVRLALAGELVPDAVNVQGGVIAEDVKPGLPLAEKLGRIFTALAGEVAARLDVEVYGEITQHDVKVLELSALKGVFEDVVDETVSYVNAPLFAQERGVEVRLTTSSESPDHRNVVTVRGTLSNGEEVAVSGTLAGPKHLQKLVAVGDYDVDLALADHMVVLRYEDRPGVVGTVGRILGEAGLNIAGMQVSRAEEGGEALVVLTVDDTLPAAVLTEIAEEIGATSARTVNLI, encoded by the coding sequence GTGAGCTCGAAACCTGTCGTACTCATCGCTGAAGAGCTGTCGCCCGCCACCGTCGACGCGCTGGGCCCGGACTTCGAGATCCGGCACTGCAACGGCGCCGACCGCGCCGAGCTGATCCCCGCCATCGCGGACGTGGACGCGATCCTGGTCCGCTCCGCGACCAAGGTCGACGCCGAGGCCCTCGCCGCCGCGAAGAAGCTCCGGGTCGTCGCCCGTGCCGGCGTCGGTCTGGACAACGTCGACGTCTCCGCCGCCACCAAGGCCGGCGTGATGGTCGTCAACGCCCCGACCTCGAACATCGTCACCGCCGCCGAACTCGCGTGCGGTCTGCTCGTCGCCACCGCGCGCAACATCCCGCAGGCCAACACCGCGCTGAAGAACGGCGAGTGGAAGCGCAACAAGTACACGGGTGTCGAGCTGAGCGAGAAGACCCTCGGCGTCGTCGGCCTCGGCCGCATCGGCGTCCTGGTCGCCCAGCGGATGTCGGCCTTCGGCATGAAGATCGTCGCGTACGACCCCTACGTGCAGCCCGCCCGCGCCGCCCAGATGGGCGTGAAGCTGCTGGCTCTCGACGAGCTCCTCGAGGTCGCGGACTTCATCACCGTCCACCTGCCGAAGACCCCGGAGACCCTCGGTCTCATCGGCGACGAGGCGCTGCACAAGGTCAAGCCCTCCGTCCGGATCGTCAACGCCGCGCGCGGCGGGATCGTGGACGAGGCGGCGCTCTTCTCCGCCCTCAAGGAGGGCCGGGTCGCCGGCGCGGGCCTCGACGTGTACGCGAAGGAGCCCTGCACGGACTCCCCGCTCTTCGAGCTCGACCAGGTCGTCTGCACCCCGCACCTCGGCGCCTCCACGGACGAGGCCCAGGAGAAGGCCGGTATCGCCGTCGCCCGGTCGGTGCGCCTGGCGCTCGCGGGCGAGCTGGTCCCGGACGCGGTCAACGTCCAGGGCGGTGTCATCGCCGAGGACGTGAAGCCGGGTCTGCCGCTCGCCGAGAAGCTCGGCCGGATCTTCACCGCGCTCGCGGGCGAGGTCGCGGCCCGTCTCGACGTCGAGGTCTACGGCGAGATCACCCAGCACGACGTGAAGGTGCTCGAACTCTCCGCGCTCAAGGGTGTGTTCGAGGACGTGGTCGACGAGACCGTGTCGTACGTCAACGCCCCGCTGTTCGCGCAGGAGCGCGGTGTCGAGGTCCGTCTGACGACGAGCTCCGAGTCGCCCGACCACCGCAACGTCGTCACCGTGCGCGGCACGCTGTCGAACGGTGAGGAGGTCGCGGTCTCCGGCACGCTGGCCGGCCCCAAGCACCTCCAGAAGCTCGTCGCCGTCGGCGACTACGACGTGGACCTCGCGCTCGCCGACCACATGGTCGTGCTGCGCTACGAGGACCGTCCGGGTGTCGTCGGCACGGTCGGCCGGATCCTCGGCGAGGCCGGTCTGAACATCGCGGGCATGCAGGTCTCCCGCGCGGAGGAGGGCGGCGAGGCGCTCGTCGTGCTCACCGTGGACGACACGCTGCCGGCGGCCGTCCTGACGGAGATCGCCGAGGAGATCGGCGCCACCTCGGCGCGCACGGTCAACCTGATCTGA